The nucleotide window AGCTGGTAATTGTACATCTGACTGTCACTGGTTAAATACTGAAATCAGAGTTACCCCTGAGCCATAAAATGTACAAAAACATTATAGTAGAACTTGTGCAGTTGCTTGAGGCTTGTGTCTTGTCTTCACATGTGTAAGAAATACCTACAAGAGACCTTTGCAAGAAAGAAATACTCCTCTCACAGTACCATTCCTTTGGAAAAGGTAACAGTGGAGTTTGGGTAGCGTAGTGCTTTGTACGTGCTGTGACTGCAGTGCCAAGCTCCTGTAACGAAGCTGCTCCCAAAGACTGCAACTAGTGACATTTTTTTGTGGAATGCCTAAAATGAACTCTTATTATggaatcagacttttttttttataaatattatataaatcAGAATGCCAGAAACttattttgagagagaaaaatatatggaCCCATTCTATCACACTTTCAGAATTCAGTCTGACAATACTAGATTTTGTTGCGAAGTTGTTTTACATCTGCAGTTTTCTTTGAAGTATGTCTGTGGTCCCTTACTAATCTCCTGTGGCTGGAAATGAATTTTGAAAGGCTATTCAAgtcaaacacagatttttatttttgtgtttgtagtTTAACTGTTATATAACTATTCTCACACtttaatatatatgtgtatgcacacaGATGATTAATAGGTAGTACAGGCCTATAAGAAGAAGCAGGGGTGTAGCAGTGACTGAACAGTAATCTGAGACTTGAATGCTAAGCAGACCCAAACCACTCAACTAAATAAATTAGGGCAGGGGTGCAAATATGAAATCATatccttttgtttcttccccaccccTTCAATTGTTTCAGACCTTCAGGAGATGCTACATGATCACTCGTTTGTTGGCTGTGTCAGTCCTCAGTGGGCTCTGGCCCAATATCAGACAAAACTGTATCTTCTCAATACAACAAAACTCAGGTAAAGAAGGTGTTAGACTTGTTGGCAGTTGAAATAAGTACCAGTTACCAAGCTAattagaaggaaggaaggaaatgacaGGAAAAACAACATCCTTTTCTTGTTGCCTATCTGAAAAGTTGTGAGGCTAAAGATGAAACAACCGGTTCAGAAGAGTGGAAAAAGTCTGGTGTTCTTGGGGAAAGTTGCAGGGAATCAGTGTAATTAAAATGCCAGCTACTGTTATTGTGTGCTCACAgactgggggaagggaaagacACTTTATTTGCTTCATGATTGTCTACAGTACACTGTATAAAGGTGAAGAAGCAGAGGCTTCAAAAAAGTAATGTAAAATGTTACATCCAGTTGGGTTAAGAGAAGCTGCAGGACATGATCATAACACAAAGTTTGTATTTTCACATATGCAGCCTTACAGGGCCAGCTACAGaaattttgtaacagaaaagagAATATATTTAAGATAGACATGTCTGTCAATTTCCAAGCTCCTGTGTGTTTCTTGCAGTGCAGCAAAGGAGTAAAGAGGTTGAAATATAAGGTATCGGGAATAAAGTGATAGCGGCTGCATGTTTGAGTATGTAAAATTTCTACGCCAATGTGGCTGATGATATCAGAAACCAAGAAACAGATCTAATTGTAAACATCTAGATAGTGCATGTGAATCCTTAAGTAAACAGTTTAAGTAAGATCTTTGCTAATATGAATGGATATGTATGTCTGGTGTTTCCAAGACGACCCTTACTTTCCCCTCTTAATTATGGTAACTTGGTGATACGTGATCCTGTCCATATAACTAGTCTCTGTACTTCAATTTAGCCAAGAACTCTTCTACCAGATACTTATTTATGACTTTGCAAACTTTGGAGTCTTAAGGTTATCTGTAAGTATAATTTTACATTATATcctatataaatttttttttaaattatttacaataAGCCTGTCCTTTCAGACAAATGTATGGTTTTACAGGTTGGTTTTTGTCCACTACAAGAgtgatgttttgtttcttttacaatAAGAATACAATGTAGAAAATTCTGTTCGTAATTTTGTAGCTACTACTGTAAGTTATCATCCTGGCTGCTTGTTATTAGTGTCATCTTCTAGATATTCACCAAGTTTTGCTGTTGCTCATTACATTGGGACAAACAAACAACTTCAATACACAATCTATCAGAAACATAGTGTTGATTGCTAGCATTTATCCTGTAAATACCACAGCACTTTGCAGGATTGTGGACTGCACAGaaaattacaacagaaaaattaatactttttagACTGGTTATGATAAGCAGAACTGTTTGCTCTGCAGGCCAGAAATGGTATATTACAGTTAGTTTGTATACGTGAAGGAAGAAGCTATAGATTTCCAGTAGAGCATGTTGATCATGAACAACAGTTTTGCCTTCTCCATTTTTAGGAGCCAGCTCCTTTATATGAGCTTTCAATGCTTGCTTTAGAGGATCCTGAAAGTGGCTGGACAGAAGATGATGGCCCAAAAGAAGGACTTGCAGAGTACATTGTGGAGTTTCTgaaaaagaagactgaaatgttGAAAGATTATTTTTCGCTTGAAATTGATGAGGTGACTGCTGCTATTAACTTCTGACAGTAAATGAATGGTGGACCAGGCAATGTTAGCTTTACAGTTGGACtctgatcttaaagatcttttccaacctaaatgattctttgattctacATTTTGGTAACAGATAACTGCAGTAGTTTGCTTGCAGTACTTGCTATCACTAAGAACTTGCTCCAGTAAGATTTAGGTGGCTTAtccctttcattaaaaatactcagGCCTTACGCTGCTTTCAGAAGGGTTTTACACAAAGAAGTTTATATTTAATTAGTtaccaaataaaataattcagtcatTGCTTCCATAACTAGAATGCAGACATCTTTTCCAACAAGGTGTGCAGCTTAACCAGCTCTCTAGCCAGGCAGGGCTACAGCATCACCATTGCTCTCAATgtggtgtgggtttggttttggttttttttggttggttgttttttttgtgtgtgtgtggcctAATACCTCCCAGCTTCATCAGGGGTCATATATAACCCAGATGTTTCACTCAGATATTCTCTGGGGAAGTGGGATCTGTGTAGTCAGCAGCTAGAGGTAGAGGAGGAGGCTGAATTCAGTTCTTCTTGAGCTGAGTGGCTTAAATCCAGGCCTTGTGAAGTTAAACACCACCACTAACCCTCTTCCTGCAATGTCTGCCTGGCACCAGGCTTTAAAAACTTGTACCTTCAGATACCCCTAAGGCTCACTAAGTTCCATAAGAATCAGTCTTACAATATGTAACAGTTTTGGTGCATTTATTGCaagaaggaactttttttttttttttcactgaagcagcagcattgCCTTGCAGGAAGGAAACCTTATTGGGTTACCACTTCTGATAGACAACTATGTTCCGCCGCTGGAAGGACTGCCTATGTTTATCCTTCGCTTGGCCACAGAGGTATATTCTCTTAATGATGTTTTCTATTTAGGAGATAAGGAAGTGAATCAAATTAATTTATCAGAAGCTGCAAAGGAAAAGTTGGAGTTGGTTGATGTACTGTTAGCTCCTGACACTGGCTATGGTTACTGATAAGCTGTGCTTTGCTTCTGCATTCATAACCACTGATTGATGAGTGAGGATATATTTTGAATTGAAAGCCTGCAtttctaccctttttttttttccttgttctgcaCCTTTCCCTTATCAGCACAAAAATGGCTGAGACATTATTAGGACTTTTTCATATTAAGAATCTCTATCAAGTCTCTGACTGCTACCCAGATTTAAGTGACTTCTTTTTCTTGTAACAGGTAAACTGGGATGAAGAAAAGGAGTGTTTTGAAAGCCTAAGTAAAGAATTAGCTATGTTCTACTCCATTAGAAAGCAATACATAATAGATGAAGCCAATGTGACAAACTCTCAGGTACAAGAATATGTAACTAGTCATGTGAACAAACAGCTATAACACCACCTAGGAAACAACTTCTTTTTCAGCCATAGACTTCTAGTCCCAACTCTACTTTCAGTGAAGCGAATCAAGTAGCAGCACAGCAAGATTCTGAAAGACACTGGCTTAAATTTTCTGAAGGATTATATGTATTAAGAGAACCTTTTAACTTTGGGTATTGCAGTGTACTTAATATTACAACAGTCCTTGGCCTCTGGGTTTGGGATGTATTTTTTAACCTGCTGAGCTATGACAAATTTCTATAGAAGAATAAGGAATCAAGTTAAAAACATAGTCTGCTTGTGTCTAAGTATCTGCTTAGTCATTCAGTTAAGCTAGCCCATTATGCAAGTGACTTTCCAGAGCTTAAAATTAACTTGACTGTATAGAATGAACTACTACTTTAATACTAGCATAATTTTACAACTGCTGCTGTTTTACATAATGAAGTTTCTTAAGGACAAAGTCTCCTCTGGTAAAAGAGAATTTCAGTTTAATTGTTTGTCCctttccgcccccccctcccctgcccctgtATTTCAGAATGAAGATTCTGACTGTGGCTCAACAACATGGAAATGGACTGTGGAACATGTGCTTTACAAAGCTTTTAGGACTCATCTTTTACCTCCCAAACACTTCACAGAAGATGGCAACATTTTGCAGCTTGCTAACCTGCCTGACCTGTATAAAGTTTTTGAGAGATGTTGAGCAAGTATTGATGACAGACTGGTGCATATCTAAAAAACATTACCCTACATTGTTTTACTTAGTAGAGGATAAACCTGGAATCTtgatggaagagagaaaaagaggggatTTAATATCATACTAACATGACAGCAAGTTGTCTGTTTTCCTTCCATTGctcaaagaataaaaagaatcaTTTTGACTATGTCTAAACCCAGCTGAAgttccaaaaataaaatttccacttATGCTTTGAGTTTCACTATTAAGCAATATGCTAATAGAATACAGCTTCTACTGAAGAAAACTAATTGGGTTAAGTAATTTGTGAAAGTACTCATGTTTCAGTTAACTCAGCTTGCTTCTTGAAAGCAATATAGATAAAACAAAAGGAGGTCTAAGAATGACTGTTGTGTGACAGTACCTGTAATGGGAATGTAAATGCAAAGCACTTAAAATCAGCTGTTACTGCAGAGCTAGTCCTGTAATAGTTCAGAGCCCTTGCTGGAATAAGGCAAATCCCCTCCCTTTTAAGCAAGGAGTCTGAAAATGGAAACAGGAATCTTCTGGGAGATAGCAAATGAGCATGCACATGGTGTTCATCTCAAGAGCTGCAGCTGACAATCTGACTACAGGCTTCAGTGTGAGAGGAAGCCATTAAGTCTTgctcaggcaggaaaaaaaatgctggaggTTTAATTTGACCCTTAACCTTCCCTGAGACAATCACAAACAAGGGCCTTGGTGCCATGCTGCAGCTTCAGTGGGGTGGTTTAGAGGAAGTGAACTACAAGCAGGTGTGCTCTCCTCCATATGCCCAAGGAGGTTTTAGCAGATGTTTTGTACATGTGAACGCTCTCAAAACCCCCAAAGTAGTCTCTATCTTCAGAATAGGCACTCTAAGAACAACTAATCAAGACCCTGATGGTTTCTTCTGAACAAATAGACAAAGTGAATGCAAAGAGTCAAGGGCACAGACAAGGATCAGTGATCACTGAACTACAATTGTCTCCAATTTAATGAACAAATAATAATTTACAGGTAGGTTTGAGAGGagtgaacaaaataatttcagattgaGTGTTTTAACTCCTTTCTATACCATAACTGATGCCTTTTAGATTTCCAGGAGATACAGCCTCTCACGGCAGCAACTAGAGCTGTTTGTGGATGTGCCAAAGGCAAACTACCTTGCTGGCAAACTACCCATGTATGCAAATGGGGCATCTCATTTAACTCTATATACAGAGAACCTGAACCATGCACCACTGGAGAAAAACATGCTGGTTTAGGAGAGGCTTGCAAAATCTTTACCTTACGTTTGCCATATTTATGTTTGGTATAACAAAACAAACTTTTGGTTTGTGCTTTTAGTAGAAAAATCCTGTACACTGAAAGAGTCACTAGTGCTTCAAGGAAAAGCTGTGTTTGGAAGAGATAAGACCACAGCCCATCCTCTCTTAACCACTATGCTTCTGTTCCACAGCAATGGAAATATCACAAAGCAATATAGTCCATCTGTATGAAGAATACATTGGTACTTAATATTTGCTGTGCAGGTTGCTAATGAAACCTAATGGCCATATAAGGAAAGCAACAACACTTACATTCCTCTTTAGGTAAGAATTAGTGCATTACCTAAAACTTTTTTGATCAAGTATCAGTTAACACTTAATATCTGTATCTGAAAATACGTATCTTATACTTACATGCCTAAATCGAACGATTGACTACCTTCCTTTCACTCCTGGGGTAATACTAGCGTTTGCAAACACTCACTCCAGTTTCCTCCTTGAACCTGAAGAACTTCCACCACCAGTACAGGAGTGGGAACTAAGTTATTTCAAAAAGCTCCTAGCTTCCTTTTGATATCACATATGCAACACAGAAATGATGATCCAATACCGCTAACACTGCATCCCTACAGGCAGCCAAACAACCCTGTAACACATCCTGCACAAATACTGTGCAAACTGGAATCCTTACCCCACAAGAAATGAAGGAGTGGTATGTGCAGACTTCCAGTCAGTAAAGCAACAAAGTATCATAATGCATTACCCTTGttttaaggtttttattttagaaagtgaacatatcctttaaaaaagaaaatgcatggagttaaaaaaagtaaacattaaaCTAATGACAAATTTGCagtaacataaaataattttacctAGTGAGTCCCAACAATCATTAAATATACTTCCACCATAGAGAAGTTTTACTTCATTATATTACCAGTCTCTTGATTAGGTACACAAGACAACACTTTCCAGTAATCACCTAGTCATTAGAAGATCAACTTCAGGAATCACTGAATAATAAAATACATCGTGGACAAATATTTTCATACCACCTGGGAGGCAACTTAATATACATATGTCAACAAGGTACTTTGTGAGGTATTACAGTACATGGGAACCATTCCCTTTGCTTTCTAATGAATAAATTCTCCTGTCAGCAGCTCCACCAGCAAGTCAGCCACAGACTCTGTTGCCAGTTTTCAAACCCCAACAACTTCCCTCagagattttctttctgtaacagaTTACACAAGTCAGGATGAATGAAGATGCAAATCAAGAAAACAGGTAGTGAAAACAGGGAGGCTGAAAAAAGGTCATCTGAAGTTTTCAAATCAGAAGCTTCAGCTTCTCAAGAATATTTAATACCTCCCTTAGCTTGAGCTTTGCCACGTGTGGTGAAGTGAAAGCATGGAGCAAGATAATTCCAAAAGTACATGAAGTAACTTCCAAAATAAGGAAATCATCTCTCATATATAACCAAAGTACACTACAAAAATTTTGAGACGCAGGTGCTCCATTGTGACCCATTTCTGGTATTAAACAGACTGAGGAGGGGAAATACCAAAGTAGTTTTGCCCAAGCAATCTTCAAGATGAGTATATTCACCCCAGacttaaattaaaagcaaatctcTTCCTACCACTCTTGCATTGCCATCTCCAAAGAAATCTGTCcccacttccaaaaaaaaaaaaaaaaaagcagcttttactcATCTGTTCCACTGTTTTCCCTTCCAAGACAGCCAACAAATAAATGTTACGGGTGTTCCATCCCAAGCCTGCAGCCTTTTACACTACACTCCAGAACAGCTCTCAAGAGCCTGGCAGGACTTCCTGCTTGAAGGTTGCTAAGACAGACAGACTGAGTTCAAAGATGGTGAACTCCTAAGAGTTAGCCCACCGTTCCAATTATTCAGGAAGGAAGTGaggagaaaaagatatttttaggaCTATTTGGGTTCTATGCAAAGGAACATACCTGCTTTTCCGTATTTGCTACACAACTGGTTTTTCActgtcttgtttttcttcagagtcTTCATCAGATCCTGAAAAGGAAGACAAGAATGCTATTAGATCAgctgagagaaaagggaaagaaaaaggcaaagaagcaATCCATCACTAGTAATGGCTTATCAAAAGGCAATTTAAAGCAActattttccataaaaatatttactttttattataGGTTTCTTatcttttcagatgttttgtaTTGAAGAGTTTTTGTTAACAGTTAtcaaacccaaaacccagcacTGGGATCATTCTTGAAACACCTACCCTGTCAACAGATTCAGTTAGCAAGTGCTTCAAGTTTTCACACTACCACACTCAGACAATCAACTCCACATTTGCTCACTGACAAGCAGATTTTCCCACTTGCTACATCCTGCCCTTTGGAAGACAACTTCAGAAGACACTTTAAAAGCAGCCAGAAATACTGCTTTacaaattaataatttctgtATCTAGTGTTCTGGCAAGAGATTGTCTCTCTCTAAGCCAGAAACCAAACAgctccctctgcctctccctgcccagttCTCTTCTCCTTGGTCTGTCCGCTGCCTGTTCTCAGCTCTCTGCTGTGACAAAGCCCTGGATGGCCCCAAAAAGAAAGCTTAGCTGATCACAGGGCTACGTGCCCAGAGacagctcctgctggaagcaCTGCTTTGCAGGAAGGTGGCTTGATGGATCAGTTGTTTCAGGGAGAGCAAGAAGATACCAAGCAAGCAGCATGAGCAGCTCTGACCCACACGCAATTCTGGAGATCCAATCCAAGCTGCAGATGTCTCTGCCCACATCGGAGGTGGCAGTCAGTCCTTGCAGCAGTCAGCCCTTGTCAGGGATGActgaggaaataaataattttcaccATACCGGTCTTGGGCACTTTAAATGAGACTCCCAcggcggggggcaggggggaagttgAGTAAAGAACTGTCTTTGATAAAATGCCTGGGAGACTTACTTGGGCTTTTGCCATCAATTTAAAGCTGAACTATGGACCCACATTCTCTcccacaaagaaataaaaaaagacagacaaaggTGTTAGGCGTTTTGGCCGAACTACTCTGAAGTCCTTTCCTTTCTTGGAATAGCGTACCTGCCTTTCATTTTGAAGCTCAAATTGTATAGAAACTGTAGAAATTTACTCTTTTGAGGCTGATTTTCCACTTGCTACCTCTGGAATGATTACTTGGCAACCAAGTCCAACATTGAAGATGAAGGCTCAACCCATATAAAGAAGTGGATGGAAAAGGGTATGGCCCTGCATATGCGCATCTTCAAGGAAGacataaaaagataaatatgCTGAAAATTCCAACAGAGCCTGTTTTAAATGTCACCTCCTGACAGCAAAGATTTGTTTTTAGACATTTTGCCATATCAGCAGAGGGGTTTATTCCCCTCTGCATGATCATGGGAAACAGTTTATCTCTAAATATTTTTCCAATCAATATGTAAGGCAAATTGTCCAAAAATTGCTCTTTTAGAACAATCCATAGTTTGTCTTAtctgaaagaaacacagaattttgaaaaaaatatttttaattgtgagCTATTTTTACTGTACATCACCTCACAGTTTCAGAATACTTTGTGACTATCAGTGTGTGTGTTTTAGTTCAAATATATTAATTTgactgtttcttttgcttctcataCCCATAAAGGGTGCTTAAACAAATGTACTTGGCAGCTAGGGCAGACTAGGGAAAAGGCACATCAGCTGTTACTGAAATCCAGGTGACAAGCATCTGTTCAATAAGCTGAAAGCAATGGCACAGTCATATATATACGTGTAGACACCACACACATGCTGAGGCATGATAGCTCACTGCACATGCAACAGTGACCCAGCCACACTGCCAAGGACAATGTGTTAGCTCCACTTACACTTCCTCTCACACTGTATATTCTATTGCCAAAAAAATCCCAGGATGAATCCAGTGTAATACTTTCAACCCTTATTCCTCAAGATAGACTCACCGCTttaagtaaaatacattttcacttTGAACTATTATACTTGACATTGTCTTAATGCTTTGTCATCCCTAGATGGAGCTCTAAGTCATTCATTATGCCAAGACACTCAGCAACCATAGAGACAGCcattaaactgaaaaatatcaccaACGTGTACAACTTTGTAATGCAAGACAGGCAAATGTGTCTGTAGCAATTAGcagatattaatattttaaatatattgcatAATACAGCACAGCTTTACAGAAGAGATTTACATTTTAGGGTAAAAATGCTGACATAGGATTTGGGGGTTCAAACTGCATCCTTGAATAACTCAAATCCACTCAACCCATACAGAAATGACTCATTTACTTGAAATACCTGCAAACACATTCTTAAATCTTGCAGTATTTCTTTACTCAGCTCATACCTCAATTAGAACAACGCATATGATATGCAGAGTTAAGATGTCATTAACACCTTCCCTCAGTTTAATATACCCACACAGCTAGACTTTTTATACAGAGAGGACTTTTTGttatgggaaaggaaaagagccTCTGACTGAAATTTCAGTTTGCTTTAGAGCAGTTTCAGGTTCCTAAGATACTGTAAAGCTCCAAGTTTAGGCTGGATTAATTAGTGCATTGCTGCATAAACACTCTTGCTAGCAGATAAGAGATCACTagatcacagaatatctcaagttatAAGGGACCTATCATCGATGGCAGAAGCAAACAATAACTGCCTCCTTTCAGTTGCAGTACCATTTTCTTTCAGACTTACCTTGATTTTAAGACCTTTGGGGCATGTCAGAAGCCGCACTAACTACATGTATTGTAATTCATCTGATAGGTAGTAACTAAACTGAATtactgaataaaaaaagaatctttcATTTTGGATTGTAAAAtacacttttcatttaaaaacgaaaatatattttttcccttcatcCTTCCTCTGCCTCACCCTCTGAAAGAGGTGAAATATGCATTTTAATGTCAATATGAAAAATCATTTACTACGTGAACATAACTACCTGCTACAGATTCAGG belongs to Accipiter gentilis chromosome 14, bAccGen1.1, whole genome shotgun sequence and includes:
- the MLH1 gene encoding DNA mismatch repair protein Mlh1 isoform X5, which codes for MYIFTLHKPLEIDPQNVDVNVHPTKHEVHFLHEDSILERVQQHVESKLLGSNSSRLYFTQTLLPGADCSSSEVVKASANSSAVTKGTGDKVYAHQMVRTDSREQKLDAFLQPVNNLLSTGPSEVMTEVNAGPPEGAVRPQDAEMEDVSDLVEMADVQEDAVMPGGLSESGHLPPETVPPRKRPREDADVEMEKVDTRKDMTAACTPRRRIINLTSVLTLQEEISNQAHANLQEMLHDHSFVGCVSPQWALAQYQTKLYLLNTTKLSQELFYQILIYDFANFGVLRLSEPAPLYELSMLALEDPESGWTEDDGPKEGLAEYIVEFLKKKTEMLKDYFSLEIDEEGNLIGLPLLIDNYVPPLEGLPMFILRLATEVNWDEEKECFESLSKELAMFYSIRKQYIIDEANVTNSQNEDSDCGSTTWKWTVEHVLYKAFRTHLLPPKHFTEDGNILQLANLPDLYKVFERC